One genomic region from Leishmania braziliensis MHOM/BR/75/M2904 complete genome, chromosome 35 encodes:
- a CDS encoding putative ATP-dependent RNA helicase: MDYISDKKTSDTEYQRYGAVEGDEVSTFRDDRREYSRGGRGRRGGAHRSDNWRFDPSGGGPNGDDSGEYRGGRGGYRGGRGGRGGGRGSRGSYNTWTNRETRDEDNAIPATSDVAGANTPSTTLTPTSAPAETGGVVAPAQESCEAPCEYGNREDDLGYSRGGRGGYRGGGRSYDSGYGGRGGRGGRRYCDPEEEGEEGGYSQSYNSGYGGGGYRRGGYGGRGGRRYYDDEGDYAEGGDRACGRGYEDDDHDDGGSDPYRRSSAPWRRGNYGRDFDYDRPRGRGGRGGRRDFRSFRNENDAMEESGAAQDNAWTSLPAPTEAPTVPRESPPAPAKAEEGVPSPAPQQTQSGIRRVTRASHLRRNCHDEAKVMELFEHRHRQTGISLDNYDSIPVEMVPRDVKPVEDFADLLVEPALAANIERCGYKKPTPVQRYGIPVALAGSDLMACAQTGSGKTAAFLIPVVQYMLVHGVSPARQRKSYPIALVLAPTRELAVQIFDEVRKLTFNTDIFYDVVYGGTRYPQRFEQDILVACPGRLRDMFNEEYLSFSAIKFLILDEADRMLEMGFEEQIEELVASRYTDMPTVDDRQTFMFSATFPQRILNLAKRYLRRKYYLLTVGRVGSTTKNITQTIEHVPDNEKMDRLLQIIYGHEMSDMVLIFVETKKMAEDVNRRLHREGISSTTIHGDRRQQDREAALEDFKQKVTPILVATDVASRGLDIPDVAHVVQFDLPQEMDDYTHRIGRTGRAGNKGIATAFYNRNNRRLALDLHKYFSEHGQEIPKWFQQEAELVEGEALLSRDIGGGGRRRGGGGGGGGGGGHRSGGSGGRGGGGGGGSWGDSRPSAPSGGGRRGCGMDDGGF; this comes from the coding sequence ATGGATTATATCAGCGATAAGAAAACCTCCGACACTGAGTATCAACGATATGGCGCCGTGGAAGGTGATGAAGTAAGCACCTTCCGTGACGACCGACGCGAATACTCACGTGGTGGGCGCGGCCGCAGGGGCGGAGCTCACCGATCGGACAACTGGCGTTTCGACCCGTCCGGCGGCGGCCCCAATGGCGATGACAGTGGGGAGTACCGAGGCGGACGGGGTGGCTACCGAGGCGGTCGAggtggccgtggcggcggtcgcGGCAGCCGTGGCTCCTACAACACCTGGACGAACCGTGAAACCCGTGACGAGGACAACGCCATCCCGGCAACGTCTGATGTCGCTGGCGCCAACACTCCTTCCACAACCCTGACTCCCACCAGCGCTCCTGCCGAGACTGGCGGTGTCGTCGCTCCTGCGCAGGAGAGTTGTGAGGCACCATGCGAGTACGGGAACCGCGAGGATGACCTTGGCtacagccgcggcggccgtggtggctaccgtggtggtggccgcaGCTACGACAGTGGCTATGGCGGCCgcggtggtcgtggtggtcgcCGGTACTGTGAccctgaggaggagggcgaggaagGCGGCTACTCCCAAAGCTACAACAGCGGTtatggcggtggtggctaCCGTCGTGGCGGTTACGGTGGTCGCGGTGGTCGCCGGTACTACGACGACGAGGGTGACTATGCCGAGGGTGGTGACCGTGCCTGCGGTAGGGGTtacgaggacgacgaccACGATGACGGCGGCAGTGATCCCTATCGTCGCAGTTCCGCTCCCTGGCGTCGTGGGAACTATGGCCGCGACTTCGACTACGACCGCCCGCGCGGAcgtggtggtcgtggcggTCGCCGTGACTTCCGCTCCTTCCGTAACGAGAACGACGCCATGGAAGAATCCGGCGCCGCTCAGGACAACGCGTGGACCTCCTTACCTGCGCCGACAGAGGCGCCGACGGTACCGCGGGAATCTCCCCCGGCTCCCGCTAAGGCTGAAGAGGGTGTGCCTTCGCCTGCTCCGCAGCAGACGCAGTCGGGCATTCGTCGCGTCACACGTGCCTCGCACCTGCGCCGGAATTGCCACGACGAGGCTAAGGTGATGGAGCTCTTTGAGCATCGCCACCGTCAGACAGGCATTTCACTGGACAACTACGACAGTATTCCGGTGGAGATGGTGCCACGGGATGTGAAGCCTGTGGAGGACTTCGCCGACCTGCTTGTCGAGCCGGCGCTGGCTGCTAACATCGAGCGATGCGGCTACAAGAAACCGACGCCTGTGCAGCGATACGGTATTCCGGTCGCGCTGGCTGGTAGCGATCTGATGGCGTGTGCGCAGACGGGCTCTGGTAAGACGGCTGCCTTCCTGATTCCTGTTGTGCAGTACATGCTCGTTCACGGTGTGTCGCCAGCGCGTCAGCGCAAGAGCTACCCGAtcgcgctggtgctggcgccgaCGCGCGAGCTGGCCGTGCAGATTTTCGACGAGGTCCGCAAGCTCACCTTCAACACAGATATCTTCTACGACGTCGTGTACGGTGGAACTCGCTACCCGCAACGCTTTGAGCAGGATATCCTGGTTGCCTGCCCTGGCCGTTTGCGCGATATGTTCAATGAGGAGTACCTCTCGTTCTCTGCTATCAAGTTCCTCATTCTCGACGAAGCGGACCGCATGTTGGAGATGGGATTCGAGGAGCAGATTGAGGAGCTCGTCGCGTCACGCTACACCGACATGCCCACCGTTGATGACCGCCAGACCTTCATGTTCAGTGCCACCTTCCCACAGCGCATTCTCAACCTCGCCAAGCGCTACCTTCGCCGCAAGTATTACTTACTCACAGTCGGCCGCGTCGGGTCCACAACAAAGAACATCACCCAGACGATCGAGCACGTACCGGACAACGAAAAGATGGACCGCCTCCTGCAGATCATTTACGGCCACGAGATGAGCGATATGGTGCTGATCTTCGTGGAGACAAAGAAGATGGCTGAGGATGTGAACCGCCGCCTGCACCGTGAGggcatcagcagcactacGATCCACGGAGACCGTCGTCAGCAGGATCGTGAGGCAGCCCTGGAGGACTTTAAGCAGAAGGTGACGCCCATCCTGGTCGCGACGGATGTGGCATCTCGTGGATTGGATATACCTGATGTCGCACACGTCGTGCAGTTTGACCTGCCGCAAGAGATGGACGACTACACGCATCGCATTGGTCGTACCGGTCGGGCTGGTAACAAGGGTATCGCAACTGCTTTCTACAACCGAAACAACCGCCGCCTTGCGCTCGATCTGCACAAGTACTTCTCCGAGCATGGTCAGGAAATCCCGAAGTGGTTCcagcaggaggcggagctcgTCGAAGGtgaggcgctgctgtctcgCGACATTGGGGGCGGCGGTCGtcgtcgtggtggtggtggtggtggcggtggcggtggcggtcaCCGTtcaggcggcagcggcggtcgcggcggcggtggtggcggcggctccTGGGGTGACAGCCGTCCTTCCGCTCCGTCTGGCGGTGGTCGCCGGGGCTGCGGTATGGATGACGGTGGCTTTTAA